The following coding sequences lie in one Bacteroides helcogenes P 36-108 genomic window:
- a CDS encoding DinB family protein, producing MEKNEFSAVIDGIAAIVRTEESFLTNLQEEVITTRRNGQNRTVKQILGHLIDSASNNQQRMVRLQYSKHLLVFPDYRQDNDLWIALQDYQHADWHNLVQLWKCYNLHIIQVIRSVAPDRLDSYWCDFEGTRVTLREMIEGYLDHLQLHISEIKELVNRSK from the coding sequence ATGGAAAAGAATGAATTTTCAGCAGTGATTGACGGTATCGCCGCCATCGTCCGCACCGAAGAAAGCTTCCTGACGAACCTTCAGGAAGAAGTGATAACCACCCGCCGTAACGGTCAGAACCGTACCGTGAAGCAGATATTGGGGCATCTGATAGACTCCGCCTCCAACAACCAACAGCGCATGGTGCGCCTGCAATACAGCAAGCACCTGCTCGTCTTCCCGGACTATCGGCAGGACAACGACCTCTGGATAGCCCTGCAAGACTATCAGCACGCCGACTGGCACAACCTGGTGCAGTTGTGGAAGTGCTACAACCTGCACATCATACAGGTCATACGCTCCGTAGCCCCCGACCGGCTGGACAGCTATTGGTGTGACTTCGAGGGTACGCGGGTGACGCTGCGCGAAATGATTGAAGGCTATCTGGATCACTTGCAGCTACATATAAGCGAGATAAAGGAACTGGTAAACCGCAGCAAGTAG
- a CDS encoding sulfite exporter TauE/SafE family protein: MMIDIFLLCIGASFIQRTTGFGFGIFIMTMLPFLMPSYGEATTLSGLLALTTSLVITLKMRRYIVWHRLWPILTAFVLVSGCAIFLLSRVEDHLLRKVLGVVLMLISLYFAFFSRRIKLKTTLPVQLTAGTLSGLMGGFFAMQGPPAVLYFISSEEDKDHYMAITQCYFLIGNLLMTAVRAMNGFLTPTVGMDYLYGLGGVVIGSSLGAYVFKRIPGRVFRYIVYSYIGISGLIILLS, translated from the coding sequence ATGATGATTGATATATTCCTGCTCTGTATAGGAGCCAGTTTCATCCAACGCACCACCGGTTTCGGATTCGGTATCTTCATCATGACGATGCTCCCTTTCCTGATGCCTTCGTATGGCGAGGCCACTACGCTGTCCGGGCTTCTGGCCCTCACCACCTCCCTTGTGATAACGCTGAAGATGCGGCGCTACATCGTGTGGCATCGCCTGTGGCCCATCCTCACCGCCTTTGTCCTCGTTTCGGGCTGCGCCATCTTCCTGCTTTCCCGGGTGGAAGACCATCTGCTGCGCAAGGTATTAGGAGTTGTGCTGATGCTGATTAGCCTCTACTTCGCCTTTTTCAGCCGACGCATCAAGCTGAAGACCACGCTTCCGGTGCAGCTCACAGCCGGTACGCTGAGTGGGCTGATGGGCGGGTTCTTTGCCATGCAGGGCCCTCCGGCAGTGCTCTATTTCATCTCTTCCGAAGAAGACAAAGACCACTACATGGCCATCACGCAGTGCTACTTCCTGATAGGCAACCTCCTGATGACGGCTGTCCGCGCGATGAACGGCTTCCTTACGCCCACCGTCGGCATGGACTACCTCTATGGCTTGGGCGGCGTGGTGATAGGTTCGTCGCTGGGTGCTTACGTCTTCAAGCGCATTCCGGGCCGTGTCTTCCGCTATATCGTGTATTCGTACATCGGCATCAGCGGGCTGATTATCTTACTCTCTTGA
- a CDS encoding chaperone modulator CbpM, whose translation MQNELIIISEYCEKCQIEPSFIDMLQESGLIDIRIEGGERCLPFDELPDVERYCRMYYDLSINMEGIDAIHHLLERMDEMQREIHALRGRLRLFGE comes from the coding sequence ATGCAGAACGAATTGATTATAATCAGTGAGTATTGTGAAAAGTGCCAAATAGAGCCTTCCTTCATTGATATGTTACAGGAAAGTGGTCTGATAGACATCCGGATAGAGGGTGGTGAGCGTTGTCTGCCTTTCGACGAGTTGCCTGACGTGGAGCGCTACTGCCGCATGTATTACGATCTGTCTATCAACATGGAGGGGATAGACGCCATCCATCATCTGCTGGAGCGTATGGATGAGATGCAGCGGGAAATTCATGCGTTGCGCGGCAGGTTGAGGCTGTTTGGAGAATAA
- a CDS encoding DnaJ C-terminal domain-containing protein, with protein MAYIDYYQVLGVDKKASQDDIKKAFRKLARKYHPDLNPNDTTAKDKFQAINEANEVLSDPEKRKKYDEYGEHWKHADEFEAQKRAQQQAGGFGGSGAGFGTDGGGTYWYSSDGQEFSGSNAGGFSDFFEQMFGRRTRGGGANAGFRGQDYHADLNLSLRDAARTHKQVLTVNGKNVRITIPAGVANGQVIKLKGYGAEGVNGGPAGDLYITFVIPDDPVFKRLGNDLYEDVTIDLYTALLGGEQLVDTLDGKVKLKVKPETQTGTKVRLKGKGFPVYKKEGQFGDLIVTYTVELPTHLSEQQKELFRKLQSMI; from the coding sequence ATGGCTTATATTGATTACTATCAGGTTCTTGGAGTGGACAAAAAAGCATCTCAAGATGATATTAAGAAAGCGTTCCGTAAGTTGGCACGTAAATATCATCCTGACTTGAACCCGAATGACACTACGGCCAAGGATAAGTTTCAGGCGATTAATGAAGCAAACGAAGTGCTGAGTGATCCTGAAAAAAGAAAGAAATATGATGAATATGGCGAGCATTGGAAGCATGCCGACGAGTTCGAAGCGCAGAAGCGGGCACAGCAGCAAGCCGGAGGATTCGGCGGTTCCGGTGCTGGATTTGGTACGGACGGAGGCGGTACGTATTGGTATTCTTCCGATGGTCAGGAGTTTTCGGGCAGCAATGCCGGTGGCTTCTCGGACTTCTTTGAACAGATGTTCGGTCGTCGTACCCGTGGTGGAGGCGCTAATGCAGGCTTCCGCGGGCAGGACTACCATGCAGATTTAAACCTTTCGCTTCGTGATGCAGCCCGGACTCATAAACAAGTGTTGACTGTAAACGGGAAGAATGTGCGTATTACCATTCCTGCCGGTGTGGCAAACGGGCAGGTTATCAAGCTGAAAGGTTATGGCGCCGAAGGCGTGAACGGTGGCCCTGCAGGAGATTTGTACATCACGTTTGTAATTCCGGATGATCCTGTATTCAAGCGTTTGGGGAATGATTTGTATGAAGATGTCACTATTGATCTCTATACAGCTCTCTTGGGTGGTGAGCAACTGGTAGATACGCTGGACGGAAAGGTGAAGCTGAAAGTAAAGCCTGAAACGCAAACCGGAACCAAGGTTCGTTTGAAAGGGAAAGGCTTTCCCGTATATAAGAAAGAAGGACAGTTTGGCGACCTCATTGTAACTTATACCGTAGAGTTGCCGACGCATCTCTCGGAACAGCAGAAAGAGTTGTTCCGCAAACTTCAAAGTATGATCTAA
- a CDS encoding threonine aldolase family protein, which yields MRSFASDNNSGVHPLVMEALNRANQDHAIGYGDDPWTEEAVRKIKEVFTPDCEPLFVFNGTGSNAVALQLCTRPYNSVICAETAHIYVDECGSPARMTGCQIRPVATSDGKLTPELIHPYLCHFGEQHHSQPGAVYMSQCTELGTIYKPDEIRALTELAHRHGMYVHMDGARLANACAALNLSFKELTVDCGIDVLSFGGTKNGLMLGESVIVFNPSLKKEACFVRKQSAQLASKLRYLSCQFTAYLTDDLWLKNAMHANRMAKILHDGLKELPGVHFTQKMESNQLFLTMPRPVIDKLLESYFFYFWDEAANEIRFVTSFDTTEGDIEELLRAVKEYL from the coding sequence ATGAGAAGTTTTGCATCAGACAATAATTCCGGTGTGCATCCTTTGGTTATGGAGGCGTTGAACCGGGCAAATCAAGATCATGCCATAGGTTATGGTGATGATCCCTGGACAGAGGAAGCTGTCCGTAAAATCAAGGAAGTTTTTACCCCGGATTGCGAACCTCTGTTTGTGTTCAACGGAACGGGTAGTAATGCAGTGGCTCTACAACTTTGTACACGCCCTTACAATTCCGTTATCTGTGCGGAGACAGCACATATTTATGTCGATGAGTGCGGTTCTCCTGCTCGCATGACAGGTTGTCAGATACGTCCCGTCGCTACTTCCGACGGTAAGCTGACACCTGAGTTGATTCATCCTTATCTGTGTCATTTTGGTGAACAGCACCATTCGCAGCCGGGAGCAGTTTATATGTCTCAGTGTACAGAGTTGGGCACTATATATAAGCCGGATGAGATTCGTGCTTTGACGGAGCTTGCCCATCGGCATGGCATGTATGTTCATATGGACGGTGCTCGTCTGGCAAACGCCTGCGCAGCTCTGAATCTCAGTTTCAAGGAACTGACAGTGGATTGTGGCATTGACGTTCTAAGTTTTGGCGGTACAAAGAATGGCTTGATGTTGGGAGAAAGTGTAATTGTCTTTAATCCTTCCTTAAAGAAAGAAGCTTGTTTTGTACGTAAGCAGTCAGCACAACTTGCTTCCAAGCTTCGTTACCTGTCTTGCCAGTTCACTGCTTACTTGACGGATGACCTTTGGTTGAAGAATGCTATGCATGCCAACCGGATGGCAAAGATTCTCCATGACGGATTGAAAGAGTTGCCCGGAGTGCATTTTACGCAGAAAATGGAAAGCAACCAGCTTTTCCTTACAATGCCTCGTCCGGTGATTGACAAACTGCTGGAAAGCTATTTCTTCTATTTCTGGGATGAGGCTGCGAATGAGATTCGTTTTGTGACGTCTTTCGATACGACGGAAGGGGATATAGAGGAACTGCTGCGGGCGGTGAAAGAGTATTTGTAA
- a CDS encoding winged helix-turn-helix domain-containing protein, with protein MNKEEIGLNAGMVWHLLSDNAKWSYRTLKEKAGLGDRELGAALGWLAREDKIEIHQEGDELYVSLGINIFIG; from the coding sequence ATGAATAAGGAAGAAATAGGACTGAATGCAGGAATGGTTTGGCACTTGCTTAGCGACAACGCCAAATGGAGTTACAGAACTTTGAAAGAGAAGGCCGGACTTGGTGATAGAGAGTTGGGTGCTGCCTTGGGATGGCTGGCTCGTGAGGATAAGATTGAAATTCATCAGGAAGGAGATGAACTCTATGTTTCACTGGGGATAAACATTTTTATCGGATAA
- the groL gene encoding chaperonin GroEL (60 kDa chaperone family; promotes refolding of misfolded polypeptides especially under stressful conditions; forms two stacked rings of heptamers to form a barrel-shaped 14mer; ends can be capped by GroES; misfolded proteins enter the barrel where they are refolded when GroES binds) has product MAKEILFNIDARDQLKKGIDTLANAVKVTLGPKGRNVIIEKKFGAPHITKDGVTVAKEVELADAYQNTGAQLVKEVASKTGDDAGDGTTTATVLAQAIVAEGLKNVTAGASPMDIKRGMDKAVAKVVDSIKLQAEKVGDNYDKIEQVGTVSANNDPVIGKLIADAMRKVSKDGVITIEEAKGTDTTIGVVEGMQFDRGYLSAYFVTNTEKMECEMEKPYILIYDKKISNLKDFLPILEPAVQTGRPLLVIAEDVDSEALTTLVVNRLRSQLKICAVKAPGFGDRRKEMLEDIAVLTGGVVISEEKGLKLEQATIEMLGTADKVTVSKDNTTIVNGAGAKENIKERCEQIKAQIASTKSDYDKEKLQERLAKLSGGVAVLYVGAASEVEMKEKKDRVDDALRATRAAIEEGIVPGGGVAYIRALDALEGFKGDNVDETTGIDIIKRAIEEPLRQIVANAGKEGAVVVQKVREGKADFGYNARTDVYENLHAAGVVDPAKVTRVALENAASIAGMFLTTECVIVEKKEDKPEMPMGAPGMGGMGGMM; this is encoded by the coding sequence ATGGCAAAAGAAATATTATTCAATATCGATGCCCGCGACCAATTGAAGAAAGGTATCGATACATTGGCAAATGCAGTAAAAGTGACTCTCGGCCCGAAAGGACGTAACGTTATCATCGAAAAGAAATTCGGTGCTCCCCACATCACGAAAGACGGTGTGACGGTTGCTAAAGAAGTGGAATTGGCTGACGCTTATCAGAATACCGGTGCGCAATTGGTGAAGGAAGTTGCTTCCAAGACTGGTGACGATGCCGGTGACGGTACTACCACTGCTACTGTATTGGCACAGGCTATTGTTGCTGAAGGTTTAAAGAACGTAACTGCCGGTGCAAGTCCTATGGACATCAAACGTGGTATGGACAAGGCTGTTGCCAAAGTGGTTGACTCAATTAAGTTACAAGCTGAAAAAGTAGGTGACAACTATGATAAGATTGAACAAGTAGGAACAGTTTCTGCCAACAATGACCCGGTTATCGGCAAATTGATTGCAGATGCCATGCGCAAGGTTTCTAAAGACGGTGTCATCACTATCGAAGAGGCTAAGGGTACGGATACTACTATCGGTGTGGTAGAAGGTATGCAGTTTGATCGTGGTTATCTTTCCGCTTATTTCGTTACCAACACTGAAAAGATGGAATGCGAAATGGAGAAACCGTACATCCTGATTTACGATAAGAAGATTTCCAATTTGAAAGATTTCTTGCCTATCCTTGAACCGGCTGTACAGACAGGTCGTCCTCTGTTGGTTATAGCAGAAGATGTGGATAGCGAAGCGTTGACTACACTGGTTGTAAACCGTCTGCGTTCTCAGTTGAAGATTTGTGCTGTGAAAGCTCCGGGCTTCGGTGACCGTCGTAAAGAAATGCTGGAAGATATTGCCGTTCTGACCGGTGGCGTTGTGATTAGCGAAGAAAAAGGTTTGAAACTGGAGCAAGCTACTATCGAAATGTTGGGTACTGCCGACAAGGTTACTGTTTCTAAGGATAATACAACCATTGTAAACGGTGCTGGTGCAAAAGAAAACATCAAAGAACGTTGCGAACAGATTAAAGCTCAGATTGCTTCCACTAAGTCAGACTATGACAAAGAGAAATTGCAGGAACGTCTGGCTAAGTTGTCGGGGGGAGTAGCTGTTCTTTATGTAGGTGCTGCTTCTGAAGTTGAAATGAAAGAAAAGAAAGACCGTGTGGATGATGCACTTCGTGCTACTCGTGCAGCAATTGAAGAAGGTATCGTTCCTGGCGGTGGTGTGGCATATATTCGTGCACTTGATGCGTTGGAAGGCTTCAAGGGGGATAATGTTGATGAAACCACGGGTATAGACATCATCAAACGTGCCATCGAAGAACCTTTGCGCCAAATTGTTGCCAATGCAGGCAAGGAGGGTGCTGTTGTTGTTCAGAAGGTGCGTGAAGGTAAGGCTGACTTCGGATATAATGCCCGTACTGATGTTTACGAAAACTTGCATGCTGCCGGTGTGGTAGATCCTGCTAAGGTTACTCGTGTAGCCCTTGAGAATGCGGCTTCTATTGCAGGTATGTTCCTGACTACCGAATGTGTAATCGTAGAGAAGAAAGAGGATAAGCCTGAAATGCCGATGGGTGCTCCCGGAATGGGAGGCATGGGCGGAATGATGTAA
- a CDS encoding co-chaperone GroES, which translates to MNIKPLADRVLILPAPAEEKTIGGIIIPDTAKEKPLKGEVIAVGNGTKDEEMVLKVGDTVLYGKYAGTELEVEGVKYLIMRQSDVLAVLG; encoded by the coding sequence ATGAACATTAAACCATTGGCAGACAGAGTGCTGATACTCCCTGCACCTGCAGAAGAAAAAACAATTGGCGGTATCATTATTCCTGATACAGCAAAAGAGAAACCTTTGAAGGGTGAAGTTATTGCAGTAGGCAACGGAACGAAAGACGAAGAAATGGTGTTGAAGGTGGGCGACACAGTGTTGTATGGCAAATATGCCGGTACGGAACTGGAAGTGGAAGGAGTCAAATACCTTATCATGCGTCAGAGCGATGTACTCGCTGTATTGGGATAA
- a CDS encoding EFR1 family ferrodoxin (N-terminal region resembles flavodoxins. C-terminal ferrodoxin region binds two 4Fe-4S clusters.) — translation MILYFSATGNSRWVAEQIAEVTHDEIFNLSVCCLKRGVVPESVKNAVVLGVVFPVHGWYAPHVVANFLSKLKLSACEYRYAVCTCGDDVGKGMNRLSGHFPLNAAWSVTMPNTYIPMFNLDTAELCHQKISNALCAVRSIGRDVLLRRNVWQVHEGSAAWLKTYIVNPLFARFIICSTGFHVDEGCISCGICSKSCPVENIKMVDGNPVWGEDCIHCMACVHACSQKVVQYRKTTQRKGRYRLADYL, via the coding sequence ATGATACTCTATTTTTCCGCTACCGGAAATTCCCGTTGGGTTGCAGAACAGATTGCTGAAGTCACCCATGATGAAATTTTCAATTTATCGGTCTGCTGTTTGAAAAGAGGAGTTGTACCGGAGTCTGTGAAGAATGCCGTGGTGTTGGGAGTCGTTTTTCCGGTTCATGGATGGTATGCGCCACATGTCGTGGCTAATTTTCTATCTAAATTGAAGCTATCGGCCTGTGAATATCGTTATGCGGTATGTACGTGCGGCGATGATGTAGGTAAGGGAATGAACCGTTTGTCCGGACACTTTCCTTTGAATGCCGCATGGTCTGTAACAATGCCCAATACTTATATTCCTATGTTCAATCTGGATACCGCTGAACTTTGTCACCAAAAAATCAGCAATGCTCTTTGTGCTGTTCGTTCCATAGGTAGGGATGTTTTATTGCGCAGAAATGTCTGGCAAGTGCATGAGGGAAGTGCCGCATGGCTGAAGACATACATTGTAAATCCATTGTTTGCCCGCTTTATAATCTGTTCCACGGGATTTCATGTAGATGAAGGATGCATATCTTGTGGGATATGCAGTAAGTCATGTCCGGTAGAGAATATAAAAATGGTAGATGGAAATCCGGTTTGGGGAGAAGATTGTATTCATTGTATGGCCTGTGTGCATGCTTGTTCTCAGAAAGTGGTGCAATACAGAAAGACTACACAAAGGAAAGGTCGCTACCGTTTGGCAGATTATCTGTAG
- a CDS encoding TPR end-of-group domain-containing protein, whose product MKKQIYLLFTLLFCCTALCHAQTSKENQPTDKFYELLNSQSKKKKQALMEKNYAQVEQCIWSIIHNYEQLPETAQKKIGLDYGHYYYDIACYQSLQNKKEEALKHFELAYQNGFTEYNHILKDSDLNNIRQEKEFKKTLAKIREEGDYLYILQKSSRYVRNERTDTLPHFTYMNQNDSNLIKVRQYFKLDSVAGNGDEISKIKNILTFVHNKIMHDGQHGNPTKMNSITMAEACKDGSRGLNCRGLATVLNECYLSMGFKSRFVTCMPKKYISDCHVINAVYSESLNKWIWMDPTNNAWVMDENGNLLSIQEVRERLYRGQPLVLNKEANWNNKERTTKEHYLDYYMAKNLYYVNCTLYSEFGTEDRKYNPADYVALMPNGYHNDMEKGSHIVYDDVWFWQTPH is encoded by the coding sequence ATGAAAAAGCAAATCTACCTATTATTCACACTCCTATTTTGCTGTACGGCTCTTTGCCATGCACAAACCTCCAAAGAAAACCAGCCGACAGACAAGTTTTACGAACTGCTCAATTCTCAGAGCAAGAAGAAAAAGCAAGCACTGATGGAAAAGAATTACGCACAAGTCGAACAATGCATCTGGAGCATCATCCACAACTATGAACAACTACCGGAAACGGCACAAAAGAAAATCGGACTGGATTATGGACATTATTACTATGACATTGCATGCTACCAATCCTTACAAAATAAAAAAGAAGAGGCCTTGAAACATTTTGAATTGGCCTATCAAAACGGATTTACCGAATACAACCATATACTGAAAGACTCTGACCTGAACAACATACGTCAAGAAAAAGAATTCAAAAAGACATTGGCCAAAATCAGAGAAGAAGGAGACTACCTTTATATCCTGCAAAAATCTTCCCGATATGTCCGGAATGAACGAACGGATACACTCCCACATTTCACCTACATGAATCAGAACGACAGCAATCTGATAAAAGTACGTCAATACTTCAAGCTGGACAGTGTAGCCGGCAACGGGGACGAAATCTCGAAGATAAAGAATATATTGACTTTCGTACATAACAAAATAATGCATGACGGACAACATGGGAACCCTACAAAAATGAATTCCATCACTATGGCCGAAGCCTGTAAAGACGGCTCCCGCGGACTGAATTGCCGTGGATTGGCCACAGTTTTGAATGAATGTTATCTGTCAATGGGCTTCAAATCGCGTTTCGTAACCTGCATGCCAAAGAAATATATCAGCGATTGTCATGTCATCAATGCCGTATATTCTGAATCTTTGAATAAATGGATATGGATGGATCCCACCAACAATGCCTGGGTGATGGATGAAAACGGTAATTTACTCAGCATTCAGGAAGTGCGTGAACGTCTGTACAGAGGCCAGCCACTTGTATTGAACAAAGAAGCAAATTGGAATAACAAGGAAAGAACAACCAAAGAGCATTATCTGGACTACTATATGGCCAAAAACCTATATTACGTTAACTGTACGCTGTATAGCGAGTTCGGTACTGAAGACCGGAAATACAATCCTGCCGACTACGTAGCTCTCATGCCCAATGGATATCATAATGACATGGAAAAAGGATCACACATAGTTTATGATGACGTCTGGTTCTGGCAGACACCTCATTAA
- the hisS gene encoding histidine--tRNA ligase: MAAKPSIPKGTRDFSPVEMAKRNYIFNTIREVYHLYGFQQIETPSMEMLSTLMGKYGEEGDKLLFKIQNSGDYFSGLTDEELLSRNAVKLASKFCEKGLRYDLTVPFARYVVMHRDEITFPFKRYQIQPVWRADRPQKGRYREFYQCDADVVGSDSLLNEVELMQIVDTVFTRFGIRVCIKINNRKILSGIAEIIGEADKIVDITVAIDKLDKIGLDNVNAELREKGISDEAIAKLQPIILLNGNNEEKLATLKEVLAASETGRKGVEESEFILSTLKNLGLENEIELDLTLARGLNYYTGAIFEVKALDVQIGSITGGGRYDNLTGVFGMAGVSGVGISFGADRIFDVLNQLNLYPKEAVDGTQLLFINFGEREAAFSMNVLAQVRAVGIRAEIFPDSSKMKKQMGYANSKAIPFVALVGENEMNEGKVTLKNMETGEQKLVSPKELIGELN; the protein is encoded by the coding sequence ATGGCAGCTAAACCCAGTATTCCAAAAGGAACTCGTGACTTCTCGCCCGTAGAGATGGCGAAACGTAACTATATATTCAATACGATTCGTGAAGTGTATCACCTTTATGGTTTCCAACAGATAGAAACACCTTCGATGGAGATGCTTTCTACCTTGATGGGGAAATATGGAGAAGAAGGTGATAAACTTCTATTCAAGATACAGAATTCGGGCGATTACTTCTCCGGCTTGACCGATGAGGAATTGTTGAGCCGCAATGCCGTGAAACTTGCCAGCAAGTTTTGTGAGAAGGGTTTGCGCTATGACCTCACCGTGCCCTTTGCCCGCTATGTGGTGATGCACCGTGATGAAATCACTTTTCCTTTTAAACGCTACCAGATACAGCCTGTCTGGCGTGCCGACCGTCCACAAAAGGGACGTTACCGTGAGTTCTACCAATGTGATGCCGATGTTGTAGGCAGCGACTCCCTGCTTAACGAGGTAGAACTGATGCAGATTGTCGATACCGTGTTTACCCGGTTCGGCATCCGTGTCTGCATCAAGATTAACAATCGCAAGATATTAAGTGGCATTGCCGAGATTATCGGTGAGGCAGATAAAATAGTGGATATTACCGTAGCAATAGACAAGTTGGATAAAATCGGCCTTGACAATGTAAATGCAGAACTGAGGGAGAAAGGCATCAGTGATGAGGCTATCGCTAAGTTGCAGCCTATCATCCTGCTGAATGGCAATAACGAAGAAAAACTGGCTACGCTGAAGGAGGTTCTTGCTGCCAGCGAGACAGGGCGGAAGGGAGTGGAAGAAAGTGAATTCATTCTTTCTACTTTAAAGAATCTCGGCTTGGAAAATGAAATAGAACTTGACCTGACACTGGCTCGTGGATTGAATTATTATACCGGCGCCATCTTTGAGGTAAAGGCACTTGATGTACAAATCGGGAGTATCACCGGTGGAGGCCGTTATGACAATTTGACGGGAGTATTCGGTATGGCAGGTGTCAGTGGGGTAGGTATCTCTTTCGGGGCTGATCGTATCTTCGATGTTCTGAATCAGCTCAACCTTTATCCTAAAGAAGCTGTGGACGGTACTCAATTACTTTTTATCAATTTTGGTGAGAGAGAAGCTGCTTTTTCCATGAATGTGCTTGCCCAAGTACGTGCAGTTGGTATTCGTGCAGAAATTTTCCCGGACTCAAGTAAGATGAAGAAGCAAATGGGGTATGCTAACTCCAAGGCTATTCCGTTTGTTGCTTTGGTAGGGGAAAATGAGATGAATGAAGGGAAGGTTACTCTGAAAAATATGGAAACGGGTGAGCAGAAACTTGTTTCTCCCAAGGAACTGATCGGTGAACTGAATTGA
- a CDS encoding TPR end-of-group domain-containing protein: MKERLILFCMLLLCGIGVSQAQSDNTKDFDQKEEAIAQKLQQAVNEKNYKEAEKNGKALITLFKEQDKNTQKKYSWLIQSYYYNLACFQSILKKKSEAIKNLELAYDNGFQDYNHMMNDTDLDNLHSDKRFKAVLAKVKKVGDYLDILQKAPGYTHNECPDTLPRFEYINPNNKYLVEVRQYFKLDSVAGAGDELSKIKNILTYIHNTIKHDGNHESPAGSNIIKWAEACKGGARGLHCGGLAHVLKNCYLAMGFKARHISGLPQKYIGECHSINVVYSNTLDKWIWMDPTNNAWVMDESGIMLSVQEVRERLRDGRPVTLNEEANWNNQQKITKEYYLDSYMAKNLYSIKADDVLLCPSDPNAENFFHAKYVVNDDAWFWQSPYQE; encoded by the coding sequence ATGAAAGAAAGACTGATCTTATTCTGCATGTTGCTGCTATGCGGCATCGGTGTTAGCCAGGCACAATCCGACAACACCAAAGACTTCGACCAAAAAGAAGAAGCCATCGCACAAAAGCTGCAACAAGCCGTCAACGAGAAAAACTATAAAGAAGCCGAAAAGAACGGTAAGGCTTTGATAACTCTGTTCAAAGAGCAAGACAAGAACACTCAGAAAAAGTACAGTTGGCTCATACAATCCTATTACTACAATTTAGCTTGTTTCCAATCCATACTAAAAAAGAAAAGTGAAGCCATCAAAAATTTAGAACTGGCCTACGACAATGGATTTCAAGATTACAACCACATGATGAATGATACCGACTTAGACAACCTGCACAGCGACAAACGCTTCAAGGCAGTGCTTGCCAAAGTGAAGAAAGTGGGAGACTACCTCGACATACTTCAAAAAGCACCGGGATACACCCACAATGAGTGCCCTGATACACTTCCCCGCTTCGAATACATCAATCCCAACAACAAGTATTTAGTAGAGGTACGCCAATACTTCAAGCTGGACAGTGTGGCAGGCGCAGGCGACGAATTATCAAAAATAAAGAACATACTGACTTATATCCACAATACCATAAAACATGATGGAAACCATGAAAGCCCGGCAGGCAGCAACATCATCAAATGGGCAGAAGCTTGCAAAGGCGGTGCACGAGGTCTGCATTGCGGAGGTCTTGCCCACGTACTGAAGAATTGTTATTTGGCCATGGGATTTAAGGCACGCCACATCAGCGGCTTACCCCAAAAGTACATCGGCGAATGCCATTCCATCAACGTAGTTTATTCCAATACCTTGGATAAATGGATATGGATGGATCCTACCAACAATGCCTGGGTGATGGATGAAAGCGGCATCATGCTAAGCGTGCAAGAAGTGCGCGAACGTCTGCGAGACGGTCGTCCGGTGACCCTAAACGAAGAAGCCAACTGGAACAACCAGCAGAAGATTACCAAAGAATATTATTTAGACAGCTATATGGCCAAGAACCTCTATAGCATAAAAGCAGACGATGTGCTGCTTTGCCCTTCAGACCCTAATGCGGAAAACTTCTTCCACGCCAAGTATGTGGTCAATGACGATGCCTGGTTCTGGCAGTCGCCCTATCAGGAATAA